In the genome of Cryptomeria japonica chromosome 8, Sugi_1.0, whole genome shotgun sequence, one region contains:
- the LOC131072471 gene encoding stigma-specific STIG1-like protein 1: MAFKIRLSVSVLICVAILVRNEGCECRELSSLGSHSMLLKRNYNGRGRKAEVLCDNDPGLCARYANARGYSNGNWACCSKRYCIDVSSDPFNCGSCGHSCGYGLGCCGGKCTNFFNDNSHCGSCFNACHQEKCTFGMCGYAYGYGYGYGYPNYNQTRKIGY; the protein is encoded by the coding sequence ATGGCATTCAAAATCAGGTTATCAGTTTCAGTCCTGATATGTGTGGCTATACTTGTCAGAAATGAAGGATGTGAGTGTAGAGAACTGAGCTCCCTAGGCAGTCATTCTATGTTATTGAAAAGAAATTATAATGGCAGAGGTAGAAAAGCAGAGGTTTTGTGTGATAATGATCCAGGACTATGTGCTCGTTATGCTAATGCTCGTGGGTATTCAAACGGTAACTGGGCGTGCTGCTCGAAGAGGTATTGCATTGATGTATCTTCTGACCCATTTAACTGTGGATCATGTGGGCATTCATGTGGTTATGGGTTAGGTTGCTGTGGAGGAAAGTGCACAAACTTTTTCAATGATAATTCTCACTGTGGAAGTTGCTTCAATGCTTGCCATCAGGAAAAATGCACATTTGGTATGTGTGGATATGCATATGGCTATGGCTATGGCTATGGCTACCCCAATTACAACCAAACACGAAAGATTGGTTACTAA